The Metabacillus sediminilitoris genome window below encodes:
- a CDS encoding LacI family DNA-binding transcriptional regulator, with protein sequence MNACTFFCLEVNILANRKDVAKLAGVSEATVSRVFNNIGPIREETKHKVLQAAKELNYHPHAIAQSFARGKSNNIGVIVPYLPKIHLISTHYFSELLSGIGAMLGESGYGLLLLYQSQDEQKDYVKHFLSHKVDGCIILGSKNAKGEIEALEKLHQLNLPYYLVNQTFSGYPFHSIDAEHDQGSFQAVSSLVSKGHERIIFLNGPLEYSNSTERLKGYREALLFNGLEPNSSELIFQGNYSRKSGYQAAAQIAPLLPKARAVFAANDRMAIGLMQGLSEKGFQAGHDYALIGYDDSELSKMTSPSLSTVKVPLFEMGQLAAQKVLHFISHDILAEKNERLPVTFIERESSKL encoded by the coding sequence ATGAACGCGTGTACATTCTTTTGTTTGGAGGTGAATATTTTAGCTAACAGAAAAGATGTTGCAAAATTAGCTGGCGTATCTGAAGCAACTGTTTCAAGAGTTTTTAATAATATCGGTCCGATACGTGAAGAAACAAAACACAAAGTATTACAAGCGGCCAAAGAGCTTAACTATCACCCTCATGCGATCGCTCAGAGTTTTGCACGGGGGAAAAGCAATAATATTGGTGTTATCGTTCCATACCTGCCAAAGATTCACTTGATTTCAACTCATTATTTTTCAGAGCTTTTAAGCGGAATTGGTGCCATGCTAGGAGAATCAGGTTACGGCTTACTCTTATTATACCAATCACAAGATGAACAGAAGGATTATGTTAAGCATTTTCTTTCCCATAAAGTAGATGGATGCATCATCCTCGGTTCGAAGAATGCCAAGGGTGAAATCGAGGCACTTGAAAAACTCCATCAATTGAACCTCCCATACTATCTAGTTAACCAAACGTTTTCAGGCTATCCTTTTCATTCAATTGATGCAGAACACGATCAAGGTAGTTTTCAAGCTGTCTCCTCACTAGTATCGAAAGGACATGAGCGAATTATTTTTTTAAACGGCCCTCTGGAATATTCAAATAGTACAGAACGGCTAAAGGGATATAGGGAAGCACTGCTATTCAATGGGCTTGAACCAAATTCTTCAGAGCTTATCTTTCAAGGAAATTACAGCCGAAAAAGTGGATATCAGGCGGCAGCACAGATTGCTCCTTTGCTTCCTAAGGCAAGAGCTGTATTTGCAGCAAATGACCGCATGGCAATCGGTCTAATGCAGGGGTTGAGCGAAAAAGGGTTTCAAGCGGGTCATGATTACGCCCTTATTGGGTACGATGATTCCGAACTATCTAAAATGACCTCTCCCTCACTTAGTACAGTAAAAGTACCACTTTTTGAAATGGGGCAATTGGCTGCACAAAAAGTTCTTCACTTTATTTCACATGACATACTAGCTGAAAAGAATGAAAGATTGCCTGTTACGTTTATTGAACGGGAATCTTCAAAACTTTAA
- a CDS encoding Gfo/Idh/MocA family protein — METINIGMIGYKFMGKAHSHAYRDLPLFFPTCIHPQMKVICGRDTNSVAEAAKQFGWDEYMTDWKRLIQRDDIDLIDINAPSDVHKEITIAAAQTGKHVFCEKPLALTLKDSKEMLDAVEAAGVKHMVGFNYRFAPAVMLAKKLIDEGQLGEIYHFRAWFLQDWLVDPNFPLAWRLQKDIAGSGSHGDLGAHLIDLAHYLIGDIHEVMGMNKTFIKERPLPTNMTGLTASVSENAEKGEVTVDDATLFLARFANGALGSFEATRFATGHRCTNSFEINGSKGSVIFDFERMNELQVYLSSDRDDVQGFRRVLATDPAHAFSEAWWPPGHTIGYEHTFIHEMVELMNAIREDRQPVPNFHDGVKCQEVLEAVDLSIEKRQWIQLSEV, encoded by the coding sequence ATGGAAACGATTAATATCGGTATGATCGGCTATAAATTTATGGGGAAAGCACACAGCCATGCTTATCGTGACCTTCCACTCTTTTTCCCAACGTGCATCCATCCTCAAATGAAAGTTATTTGCGGCCGGGATACTAACTCAGTAGCTGAAGCGGCAAAACAATTTGGCTGGGACGAATATATGACTGATTGGAAAAGACTTATACAGAGAGATGATATTGATTTAATCGATATAAATGCACCGAGTGATGTACATAAAGAAATAACGATTGCTGCTGCACAAACAGGAAAACATGTTTTTTGCGAGAAACCGTTAGCGCTTACATTAAAGGATTCAAAAGAAATGCTTGATGCTGTAGAGGCAGCTGGGGTGAAGCATATGGTCGGATTTAATTATCGATTTGCCCCAGCTGTCATGTTAGCTAAAAAACTTATTGATGAAGGACAATTGGGTGAAATCTATCATTTTCGAGCATGGTTTTTACAAGACTGGCTTGTCGATCCAAATTTCCCGCTTGCCTGGAGACTTCAGAAGGATATTGCAGGATCAGGATCACATGGAGATTTAGGAGCACATCTCATTGATTTAGCTCATTATCTAATCGGTGATATCCATGAGGTTATGGGCATGAATAAAACATTTATTAAAGAAAGACCCCTGCCAACTAACATGACCGGATTAACTGCATCCGTCAGTGAAAATGCTGAAAAAGGCGAAGTCACAGTCGATGATGCCACATTATTTTTAGCCCGATTTGCAAATGGTGCATTAGGCAGTTTTGAGGCTACACGATTCGCTACAGGTCATCGTTGTACAAACTCATTTGAAATAAACGGAAGCAAAGGCAGTGTTATTTTTGACTTTGAACGAATGAATGAATTGCAAGTCTATTTATCTAGTGACAGAGATGATGTGCAAGGATTCCGTCGCGTCCTGGCTACAGACCCGGCACATGCGTTTTCTGAAGCATGGTGGCCTCCTGGACATACAATTGGTTACGAGCATACCTTTATTCATGAAATGGTTGAGCTAATGAATGCTATTCGTGAAGATCGACAGCCCGTTCCAAATTTCCATGATGGTGTGAAATGCCAGGAAGTATTAGAAGCGGTTGATTTATCGATTGAAAAACGACAATGGATCCAGCTGTCTGAAGTTTAA
- a CDS encoding SepM family pheromone-processing serine protease, whose amino-acid sequence MISNDHSTYKENTKTMKKTYPLKRIIFVLFVLVIIAFIPTPYYLHQPGPIEELEPKITVEGGHKDEKGSFHLTTVLSVKAFNPYILAYGLVAPHTDIMKDEEVMGDLTDEEYTRLLDFMMKDSQQNALVAGFREAGEHVEIDYHGIFVSSIIADSPAKKVLKVGDLITSIDGKKMKEASEFISYIEENKTIGDHATLTFKRGKKEIKKTVEMITLDAATKKVGIGIVPEEEFTATISKDVKINSDDIGGPSAGLMFSLEIYNQLTPEDLTKGYKIAGTGTIDHNGNVGQIGGIKHKIFAAYEEGADIFFTPKDINPIDMNEQEVNDIVKENGYDIEVVPVATLGEAVEYLEGLEEKEKDE is encoded by the coding sequence ATGATTAGTAACGATCATTCTACATACAAGGAGAATACAAAAACGATGAAAAAAACATATCCATTAAAACGAATTATATTCGTTTTGTTCGTTTTGGTTATTATTGCTTTTATACCAACACCTTACTATCTCCACCAACCAGGACCTATTGAAGAACTTGAGCCTAAAATAACGGTAGAAGGGGGTCATAAAGACGAAAAAGGAAGCTTTCATTTAACAACAGTATTATCTGTAAAGGCTTTTAATCCATATATTTTAGCGTACGGACTTGTTGCCCCACACACTGATATTATGAAGGACGAAGAAGTAATGGGGGATTTAACAGATGAAGAATATACAAGGCTTTTAGATTTTATGATGAAAGATTCTCAACAAAATGCTCTAGTAGCCGGTTTTAGAGAAGCGGGAGAACATGTCGAAATCGATTATCATGGTATTTTTGTCAGCTCGATCATAGCAGATTCACCAGCAAAAAAAGTATTAAAAGTTGGTGATTTAATTACTAGCATTGATGGGAAGAAAATGAAAGAAGCATCTGAATTTATTTCATACATAGAAGAAAATAAAACAATTGGGGATCATGCAACACTTACGTTCAAACGTGGTAAAAAAGAAATAAAGAAAACCGTTGAAATGATCACACTTGATGCCGCTACAAAGAAAGTCGGTATAGGGATCGTCCCAGAAGAGGAGTTCACCGCTACAATATCAAAGGATGTAAAAATAAATAGTGATGATATAGGCGGTCCTTCAGCTGGACTAATGTTTTCCTTAGAAATTTATAACCAGCTCACACCGGAGGATTTAACAAAAGGCTATAAAATTGCTGGCACTGGTACGATTGACCATAACGGAAACGTTGGTCAAATAGGCGGTATTAAGCATAAAATATTCGCAGCCTATGAAGAAGGAGCTGATATTTTCTTCACTCCTAAAGACATCAATCCAATCGATATGAACGAACAGGAAGTCAACGATATTGTGAAGGAAAATGGCTATGATATTGAAGTAGTCCCAGTGGCTACTTTAGGTGAGGCTGTTGAATACTTGGAAGGTCTTGAGGAGAAAGAAAAGGATGAATAA
- a CDS encoding LacI family DNA-binding transcriptional regulator — MVKMSDVAKLANVSTATVSRVLRNPETVKENTRKKVLNVIEQLNYQPNILARHFRRNETNTILVMVPNILNTVFTGIIEGIESEAARNGYRVLLGNTNKSVENEYGLIDLLKQKQTDGMILFSARMDPKTLVNLSEEYPIVLTTAYIDGLKVPTVSIDNISSSRNAVAHLIKLGHTRIAHISGPLEFNGSRDRYKGYQQALLQNDLEIDSMLVQEGDFTLESGYNLMLKFIAMEHPPTAVFTGNDEMAMGVIKAAKDHGLKVPEDLAVVGFDNISFSAIFEPALTTIAQPLFKMGQVSMQLLLQQIQGVQVSKIQHILESELIIRDSCGGKGKKK; from the coding sequence ATGGTAAAAATGAGTGATGTGGCGAAATTAGCGAATGTATCAACAGCTACAGTTTCAAGGGTGCTTCGTAATCCAGAGACTGTAAAAGAAAATACACGAAAAAAAGTGCTTAATGTAATCGAGCAGCTAAATTATCAGCCAAATATTTTGGCACGCCATTTTCGTAGAAATGAAACAAATACGATACTTGTCATGGTACCAAATATATTAAACACGGTTTTTACGGGTATCATTGAAGGGATTGAATCAGAGGCCGCAAGGAATGGTTATCGAGTTCTGCTTGGAAATACGAATAAAAGTGTAGAGAATGAATACGGGTTAATCGATCTTTTAAAACAAAAGCAGACAGATGGTATGATTTTGTTTTCTGCTCGAATGGATCCAAAGACACTAGTTAATTTAAGCGAGGAATACCCCATTGTCCTTACAACTGCCTATATAGATGGCCTGAAAGTTCCGACAGTTTCAATAGATAATATCAGCAGCAGTCGTAATGCGGTCGCACATTTAATTAAACTTGGACATACACGAATTGCACATATATCTGGACCACTTGAATTTAATGGTTCACGAGATCGATATAAAGGTTATCAACAAGCATTGCTGCAAAATGATTTAGAGATTGATAGCATGCTAGTTCAAGAGGGAGATTTCACACTAGAATCTGGTTATAATCTAATGTTAAAGTTCATTGCCATGGAACATCCTCCAACGGCTGTTTTTACTGGCAATGATGAAATGGCAATGGGGGTAATTAAAGCAGCTAAAGACCATGGCCTCAAGGTGCCTGAGGATTTAGCAGTTGTTGGTTTTGATAATATAAGCTTTTCGGCTATTTTTGAGCCTGCTTTGACAACAATTGCTCAACCATTGTTTAAAATGGGGCAAGTTTCGATGCAATTGTTGCTACAACAAATCCAAGGTGTGCAAGTATCTAAAATTCAGCATATTTTGGAAAGTGAGCTCATTATTCGCGATTCCTGCGGAGGTAAAGGAAAGAAAAAGTAG
- a CDS encoding ThuA domain-containing protein — protein MKRNALIVWGGWDGHEPEQVAHIFKRILEEENFRVEVSNTLDAYQDPEKLKSLDLIVPHWTMGEIEKKYVLNISEAIMSGVGLAGCHGGMCDSFRNNVDWQFITGGNWVAHPGNDGVEYTVNIKHSSSPILEGFHDFKVVSEQYYLHIDPAVEVLATTRFPVVDGPHAANNAVDMPVVWTKRWGQGHVFYNALGHQANIIEMPEVSLIMRRGFLWAAEGKQRAEGLAVSTFGSFGNGNGRVYSGMGDSQ, from the coding sequence ATGAAACGAAATGCACTAATTGTTTGGGGCGGTTGGGATGGACATGAACCAGAACAGGTTGCACACATTTTCAAAAGAATTCTTGAAGAAGAAAACTTTCGTGTGGAGGTTTCTAATACACTTGACGCTTATCAGGACCCTGAGAAGCTGAAATCACTTGATTTAATCGTTCCCCACTGGACAATGGGCGAAATTGAAAAGAAATATGTCCTTAATATCTCTGAAGCTATTATGAGTGGTGTTGGATTAGCTGGATGTCACGGAGGAATGTGTGATTCATTTCGAAACAATGTTGACTGGCAGTTTATAACTGGCGGAAATTGGGTTGCACATCCTGGAAATGATGGTGTGGAGTATACCGTTAACATTAAGCACTCATCAAGTCCGATATTAGAAGGCTTCCATGATTTTAAAGTTGTCAGCGAGCAATATTATCTTCATATCGATCCTGCCGTTGAAGTGTTAGCAACGACACGCTTTCCAGTAGTTGATGGACCACATGCTGCAAATAATGCAGTTGATATGCCTGTCGTATGGACAAAACGCTGGGGGCAAGGACATGTATTTTACAACGCATTAGGACACCAAGCAAATATTATTGAAATGCCAGAGGTCTCTCTCATTATGCGACGCGGTTTTTTATGGGCTGCTGAAGGAAAGCAACGTGCTGAAGGCTTAGCTGTTTCAACATTCGGATCTTTCGGTAATGGAAATGGTCGTGTCTATTCAGGAATGGGTGATAGTCAATAA
- a CDS encoding ABC transporter substrate-binding protein, translated as MKKLISILTIFSVLLLTACGLNGGGSTSETSTEANADKSNGEKKVLEFWHIDPGEKEKVYQEAVDRFEEKHPDVEVKVLQIPNDAYKQKLSVAMSGNDAPDVFHSWGGGWLHNFVQQDKVLDLTEATDNDHFNELALANATFDEKVYGMPLSLSIDVVFYNKEIFEKYGLKAPKTYEEWLIIIDTLNKNDIIPIALANQTKWPGAYLFMNFASRIAGPELFESAFNRGGRGFDDPAYVQAGEYLQEMVEREAFNPGFNGVPYDEGQGRQLMYSGQAAMMDMTISFLNNVRQEAPEFEEKLDFFLFPTVEGGKGDQTHVGAATGPVWSVAKNSENPDLATELVKELTSAETAQNYTDRTGSLTAVKDIVPADEFTKRFYEVVENATHLQMPYDQTLPPELGELHKDTTQAIYGLDMTPEEAAQKMEAEAKEVLK; from the coding sequence ATGAAAAAGTTAATTTCCATATTAACCATTTTTTCAGTCTTGTTATTAACTGCATGCGGGCTGAATGGTGGAGGCTCAACAAGTGAAACATCTACAGAAGCAAATGCTGACAAGTCTAACGGTGAGAAGAAGGTATTGGAGTTCTGGCATATTGATCCAGGCGAGAAAGAGAAAGTTTATCAAGAAGCTGTTGATCGATTTGAAGAGAAACATCCAGATGTTGAGGTAAAGGTTCTTCAAATTCCGAATGATGCTTATAAACAAAAGCTTTCTGTTGCCATGTCAGGTAACGATGCCCCTGATGTATTTCATAGTTGGGGTGGAGGTTGGCTTCATAATTTTGTTCAGCAAGATAAAGTATTAGATCTTACAGAAGCAACAGATAATGACCACTTCAATGAGTTGGCACTTGCAAATGCAACGTTTGACGAAAAAGTGTATGGTATGCCGTTAAGCTTATCGATTGATGTTGTCTTTTATAATAAAGAAATTTTTGAAAAGTATGGGTTAAAAGCACCGAAGACATATGAAGAATGGCTGATAATCATTGATACATTAAACAAGAACGATATTATTCCAATCGCATTGGCAAATCAAACAAAATGGCCTGGCGCTTATTTGTTTATGAATTTTGCAAGTCGTATTGCTGGTCCGGAATTATTTGAAAGTGCTTTCAATAGAGGAGGAAGAGGGTTTGATGATCCGGCATATGTCCAAGCAGGTGAATATCTTCAAGAGATGGTTGAAAGAGAGGCATTCAATCCAGGGTTTAATGGAGTTCCATACGATGAAGGACAAGGACGCCAATTAATGTATTCAGGTCAAGCAGCAATGATGGATATGACGATATCATTCCTAAACAATGTCAGACAGGAGGCACCTGAATTCGAAGAAAAACTAGATTTCTTCTTGTTCCCAACAGTTGAAGGTGGAAAAGGAGATCAAACGCATGTGGGAGCAGCAACAGGTCCGGTTTGGTCAGTAGCAAAAAATAGTGAAAATCCTGATTTAGCGACTGAATTGGTCAAAGAACTTACTAGTGCAGAAACTGCGCAAAACTACACAGACCGTACAGGGTCTTTAACGGCTGTCAAAGACATAGTACCGGCAGATGAATTCACAAAACGTTTTTATGAAGTTGTTGAAAATGCGACACATTTACAAATGCCGTATGACCAGACATTACCACCTGAACTGGGAGAATTGCACAAAGATACAACGCAAGCAATCTACGGATTAGATATGACGCCTGAAGAAGCGGCACAGAAGATGGAAGCAGAAGCAAAAGAGGTATTAAAGTAA
- a CDS encoding carbohydrate ABC transporter permease, with product METHVEVTDTRTIVKSTTKTKSKKLKSAITIGLFVAPALIVYTLYVLYPIFTTFIYSFYDWDGMGVGTYVGLQNYLDLLKDAIFWKSLTNNTWVVFTSVFAQIPLGLIMALMLFAPIKGIKFFSSIYFFPFLMSTVAVGLLWVLMFDPINGMINQLVNVFGFENIAWLSEPNTALFAVLLVIVWQFAPFYMILFKAAIVGIPEELYEAAEIDGASSITKFFHITFPLLMPTIVSSSILAIVGSLKAFDIFYIMTGGGPNHGTELLGTYMFKQAFINFNMGYASAIAFVMFFLALLVTILIQTMDYYRKKRGAYV from the coding sequence GTGGAAACGCATGTGGAAGTAACAGACACAAGAACAATCGTGAAGTCAACGACAAAAACGAAAAGTAAAAAGTTGAAAAGTGCGATAACCATTGGCTTGTTTGTTGCACCTGCCTTGATTGTCTATACGCTTTATGTTTTGTATCCGATCTTTACAACGTTCATCTATAGTTTTTATGATTGGGACGGTATGGGTGTAGGGACATATGTTGGGCTGCAAAACTATCTTGATCTTTTAAAGGATGCTATTTTTTGGAAGTCACTTACAAATAATACATGGGTTGTGTTTACATCGGTTTTTGCTCAAATTCCTTTAGGATTAATCATGGCGCTTATGTTGTTTGCTCCAATCAAAGGAATCAAGTTTTTTAGCAGTATTTATTTCTTTCCATTTCTCATGTCAACAGTTGCTGTCGGATTGTTATGGGTATTAATGTTTGATCCGATCAACGGAATGATCAACCAGCTTGTCAATGTATTTGGATTTGAAAATATTGCGTGGTTAAGTGAACCTAATACGGCCCTGTTTGCTGTGCTTCTAGTCATCGTTTGGCAATTTGCACCTTTCTATATGATTCTTTTTAAGGCAGCAATCGTCGGTATTCCAGAGGAATTATATGAAGCCGCAGAAATAGATGGGGCGAGTTCAATAACAAAGTTTTTTCACATTACCTTTCCTTTATTAATGCCAACGATTGTAAGCTCTTCGATTTTAGCAATTGTTGGATCTTTAAAAGCATTTGATATTTTCTATATTATGACAGGCGGGGGACCTAACCATGGGACAGAGTTATTAGGCACATACATGTTTAAACAGGCCTTTATTAACTTTAACATGGGATATGCAAGTGCAATTGCCTTTGTTATGTTCTTTTTAGCCCTTCTTGTCACGATCTTGATTCAAACGATGGATTATTATCGTAAAAAGAGAGGTGCGTATGTATGA
- a CDS encoding Gfo/Idh/MocA family protein, which produces MNKLKIGIIGCGTISSIYMENCQKFEHLDLVACADLDEQRAQSQAVRFGIPKACSVDELLNDSTIELVINLTIPKAHAEVCIAALEAGKHVYTEKPLAVTREEGRLILETAKKKNRLVGSAPDTFLGAGIQTAIHLIEQGEIGVPIGASAFMINRGHEHWHPDPSFYYDIGGGPMFDMGPYYLTALISLLGPIERIAGATRISYPERIITSEPKAGTKMKVATPTHISGIIDFANGAIGTLTTSFDAFGGTSLPPIEIYGSEGTLLVPDPNTFGGPVRIRKLDEKDFVEVPLKYGNSQNSRGLGAADMAQAILSGSNYRANGDLAYHVLEAMHGFHDSSTNGTHYTMESTCEKPEPVRSELHVSK; this is translated from the coding sequence ATGAATAAGCTTAAAATTGGTATTATTGGCTGTGGAACGATTAGCTCTATTTATATGGAAAATTGTCAAAAATTCGAGCATCTCGACCTTGTAGCTTGTGCTGATTTAGATGAACAACGTGCACAATCACAAGCTGTTAGATTCGGAATTCCCAAAGCTTGTTCTGTAGATGAACTTCTTAATGATTCAACAATTGAATTAGTGATTAATTTAACAATCCCTAAGGCACATGCAGAAGTGTGTATTGCAGCATTAGAAGCAGGAAAACATGTTTATACAGAAAAACCACTCGCTGTTACACGTGAAGAAGGAAGACTGATTTTAGAAACGGCAAAGAAAAAAAATCGCCTTGTCGGAAGTGCACCAGACACATTCTTAGGTGCTGGTATTCAAACAGCTATTCACCTTATCGAACAAGGAGAAATTGGTGTTCCAATTGGAGCATCTGCTTTTATGATTAATCGCGGTCATGAACATTGGCATCCAGACCCATCCTTCTATTATGACATTGGCGGCGGACCAATGTTTGATATGGGACCTTATTATTTAACAGCATTAATATCCCTGCTTGGGCCGATTGAACGAATAGCTGGCGCTACAAGAATTAGCTACCCAGAACGAATCATAACAAGTGAACCGAAAGCAGGTACGAAAATGAAAGTTGCCACACCAACTCATATTTCAGGAATCATTGATTTTGCAAATGGTGCAATCGGTACACTTACTACGAGTTTTGATGCCTTTGGCGGTACATCACTTCCACCTATTGAAATATACGGAAGTGAGGGCACATTGCTTGTTCCAGATCCAAATACATTTGGCGGACCTGTACGAATAAGAAAACTCGATGAAAAAGATTTCGTCGAAGTTCCTTTAAAATATGGAAATTCACAAAACAGCAGAGGCCTAGGTGCAGCTGATATGGCTCAAGCTATATTAAGTGGAAGCAATTATCGTGCAAACGGCGATTTGGCTTATCATGTATTAGAAGCAATGCACGGTTTCCATGATTCATCGACAAATGGAACACATTACACAATGGAGAGTACGTGTGAAAAGCCTGAGCCTGTGCGGTCAGAGCTACATGTTTCTAAATAA
- a CDS encoding sugar phosphate isomerase/epimerase family protein — protein MKDIQIGLQLFSLREETVKDFTGTLEKVANLGYKGVEFAGYGGLSAKELKSVLEHLGLKAASSHVALPLLENELDQVIEFQQVIGNRHVACPFLPPERRTKESYYELINILNDAGRKCYEAGITLSYHNHDFELIELENEIKPLELLLEKTNPDWVKAEFDVYWLTKAGEDPVEWLKRFEGRTPLLHLKDMTTDDEKFFAELGTGGVNLEEIIQHGEKANVEWFIVEQDQSRRKPLESIEISINYLKNKFVQPV, from the coding sequence GTGAAAGATATTCAAATTGGGCTGCAATTATTTTCATTGAGAGAAGAAACAGTGAAAGATTTCACAGGCACGTTAGAAAAGGTAGCGAATCTTGGATACAAAGGTGTTGAATTTGCGGGATATGGTGGATTGTCAGCAAAAGAACTGAAATCCGTCCTAGAACATCTTGGATTAAAAGCTGCTTCTAGTCATGTAGCCTTACCATTATTAGAAAATGAATTAGACCAAGTGATCGAATTTCAACAAGTGATTGGAAATCGACATGTAGCATGTCCTTTTCTGCCTCCTGAAAGAAGAACAAAAGAATCTTACTATGAACTTATTAACATATTAAATGATGCTGGTCGAAAATGCTATGAAGCAGGAATCACACTTTCTTACCATAATCATGATTTTGAATTAATCGAGCTTGAAAATGAAATAAAACCGTTAGAACTGCTTTTGGAAAAAACGAATCCTGATTGGGTGAAAGCTGAGTTTGATGTATATTGGCTGACAAAAGCAGGGGAAGATCCTGTTGAATGGTTAAAACGTTTTGAAGGCCGGACACCACTCCTGCATTTAAAGGATATGACGACAGATGATGAAAAGTTTTTTGCTGAATTAGGGACAGGTGGAGTAAATCTAGAAGAGATCATCCAACATGGGGAAAAGGCAAATGTGGAGTGGTTTATTGTTGAACAAGATCAATCACGACGTAAACCTCTTGAAAGTATAGAAATAAGTATCAATTATTTAAAAAATAAGTTCGTACAACCAGTTTAA
- a CDS encoding carbohydrate ABC transporter permease, which yields MTIRFKKIPLYVLAVLLLIFTGFPFLYMISTALKSRSEFFEKPFAMFSSFNLENFQSVFEMGLTRYFLNSALVSIVAVFAVMIIASLASYPLSRMKFKMNKVLFLLFISGMMLPIHATLIPIFKLSQSMGIFDTLWALLGPYIAFSLPISIFILTQFMQEIPKSLEEAAKIDGCNHFGIFWRVILPMLTPALMTVLIYNFIHLWNEFIFALVLISSPESMTLPLGLQDFKGEFSVNIPGLMAALTVASLPILVVYLFSQEKVVKGLAGGAVKE from the coding sequence ATGACAATCAGATTTAAAAAAATACCTCTTTACGTATTGGCTGTTTTGTTACTGATTTTTACAGGTTTTCCATTCTTATATATGATCTCAACTGCCTTAAAGTCTCGAAGTGAGTTTTTTGAGAAACCATTTGCCATGTTTTCTTCCTTTAATTTGGAAAACTTCCAGTCCGTTTTTGAGATGGGACTGACTCGTTATTTTCTTAATAGTGCATTGGTTTCGATTGTAGCTGTTTTTGCGGTAATGATCATTGCTTCATTAGCAAGCTATCCATTAAGTAGAATGAAATTTAAAATGAACAAGGTCCTGTTTTTGTTATTTATTTCAGGAATGATGCTTCCAATTCACGCAACACTCATTCCCATTTTCAAGCTATCGCAAAGTATGGGGATTTTCGATACCCTTTGGGCATTATTAGGTCCATACATCGCATTTAGTCTGCCAATTTCCATTTTTATTTTAACGCAATTTATGCAAGAAATACCGAAATCGCTTGAGGAAGCAGCTAAAATTGATGGCTGTAACCATTTTGGGATTTTCTGGAGAGTTATCCTTCCGATGTTAACCCCAGCCTTGATGACAGTGCTAATTTATAATTTCATCCATTTGTGGAATGAATTTATCTTTGCTCTAGTCCTCATATCTAGTCCAGAAAGTATGACATTGCCACTAGGGTTACAAGATTTTAAAGGGGAATTTTCCGTAAATATACCGGGATTGATGGCAGCGTTAACTGTAGCAAGTTTACCAATCCTTGTTGTTTATCTTTTCTCACAGGAGAAGGTTGTTAAAGGTTTAGCAGGCGGTGCAGTAAAAGAATAA